A single window of Methylobacterium nodulans ORS 2060 DNA harbors:
- the gcvA gene encoding transcriptional regulator GcvA, protein MGSRRLPPLNAVRAFEAAARHATFQAAGDELGVSAGAVAQQVKALEAWFGLPLFRRLPSRGVVLTPAGARFADAAASLLDGVAAAALALRRRSDDTALTINTTHSFAALWLIPRIGSFREANPDLHVRIVANNQVIDFTREAADCAIRHGKGGYAGVRTELLLRDAVFPVCSPRLRDGVPPLRRLQDLASHTLLHDDDPLDAGMIGWIGWREWLAAVGMPDLVAKRGPTFTHTFMVLQAATAGQGVALATRVLGGDLLEPGGLVRPFAEEVPSPYSFFIVTPDEPDPPKVAHFRAWLRAQADAPLSPQ, encoded by the coding sequence ATGGGATCGCGACGCCTGCCGCCGCTCAACGCCGTCCGGGCCTTCGAGGCGGCGGCCCGCCACGCCACGTTCCAGGCGGCGGGCGATGAACTCGGCGTCAGCGCAGGCGCGGTGGCGCAGCAGGTCAAGGCGCTGGAGGCATGGTTCGGCCTGCCGTTGTTTCGTCGCCTGCCGAGCCGCGGGGTCGTGCTGACTCCGGCGGGCGCCCGTTTCGCCGATGCCGCGGCAAGCCTGCTCGACGGGGTGGCTGCGGCGGCCCTGGCCCTGCGCCGTCGGAGCGACGACACCGCGCTCACCATCAACACGACCCATTCCTTCGCGGCGCTCTGGCTGATTCCGCGGATCGGGAGCTTCCGGGAGGCCAATCCCGACCTCCACGTGCGGATCGTCGCCAACAACCAGGTGATCGACTTCACCCGGGAGGCCGCCGATTGCGCCATCCGCCACGGCAAGGGCGGCTACGCAGGGGTGCGCACGGAGCTGCTGCTACGCGACGCGGTGTTTCCCGTGTGCAGCCCGCGCCTGCGGGACGGGGTGCCGCCCCTGCGCAGGCTTCAGGATCTCGCGAGCCACACCCTGCTGCATGACGACGATCCGCTCGACGCGGGCATGATCGGCTGGATCGGCTGGCGGGAATGGCTCGCGGCGGTCGGCATGCCGGACCTCGTCGCCAAGCGCGGCCCGACCTTCACCCATACCTTCATGGTGCTGCAGGCGGCGACCGCCGGTCAGGGCGTCGCCCTCGCGACCCGCGTCCTCGGCGGCGACCTGCTGGAGCCCGGCGGCCTCGTGCGCCCTTTTGCCGAGGAGGTGCCGAGCCCCTATTCGTTCTTCATCGTCACGCCAGACGAACCCGATCCGCCCAAGGTGGCGCATTTCCGGGCCTGGCTTCGCGCGCAAGCCGACGCCCCGCTTTCGCCGCAGTGA
- a CDS encoding DUF1127 domain-containing protein gives MTVLVTDRGNLRLVPSVSLRPPRPTRAVSVIERLELWAQRHRQRRELQTLSERTLDDIGLSRADVAREADKPFWRG, from the coding sequence ATGACGGTGCTCGTCACAGACCGAGGAAATCTGCGTCTTGTTCCCTCCGTCAGCCTGCGCCCGCCTCGTCCGACGCGGGCGGTGTCGGTGATCGAGCGGCTCGAACTCTGGGCGCAGCGGCACAGGCAGCGGCGGGAGTTGCAGACATTATCGGAGCGGACGCTCGACGATATCGGCCTGTCCCGCGCCGACGTCGCCCGTGAAGCGGACAAGCCGTTCTGGAGGGGATAG
- a CDS encoding DUF1007 family protein — protein sequence MPGVTKPIRLRVPALAGVLLAASLSAAHAHPHVWVTTRAEFVFAPDGRVTAIRHAWTFDPSYSAFTVQGLGQGIPNAEALAALARDNVEALGDSGYFTSLKVDGRRQDFSGPEAPAMTYADGQLTLHFTLPLKAPARGALALEVYDPTYFVAFSLAEGDAVAALKGAPSGCKAVAHRPKSAPPQTGMSESFFAALTDAANYGVQFANRIIVSCS from the coding sequence GTGCCGGGCGTGACCAAGCCGATTCGATTGCGCGTCCCCGCCCTGGCCGGGGTCCTGCTTGCCGCGAGCCTCAGCGCGGCCCATGCCCACCCGCATGTCTGGGTCACGACCCGGGCCGAGTTCGTCTTCGCCCCCGATGGCCGCGTCACGGCGATCCGCCATGCCTGGACCTTCGACCCGTCCTACTCGGCCTTCACGGTGCAGGGATTGGGGCAGGGGATCCCGAATGCCGAGGCGTTGGCGGCGCTCGCCCGCGACAATGTCGAGGCGCTCGGCGACTCCGGCTATTTCACCAGCCTGAAGGTCGACGGACGCCGGCAGGACTTCTCGGGGCCCGAGGCGCCCGCCATGACCTACGCGGACGGGCAGCTCACCCTGCATTTCACGCTGCCGCTGAAGGCCCCGGCCCGGGGCGCGCTCGCCCTCGAAGTCTACGACCCGACCTATTTCGTCGCCTTCAGCCTCGCCGAGGGCGATGCGGTCGCGGCGCTGAAGGGGGCGCCTTCCGGCTGCAAGGCCGTCGCGCATCGCCCGAAGAGCGCGCCGCCGCAGACGGGCATGTCGGAATCGTTCTTCGCCGCACTCACCGACGCGGCGAATTACGGGGTGCAGTTCGCCAACCGGATCATCGTCTCGTGCTCGTGA